The genome window GAGGAGGAAAAGAATTTTCTCGGCGTGAATCCGGGCTTTGAGAATACCCTTCCCCGAACGAACGGCGAGGACGAAAGTTGTTGGAGGGAGGGCGGCGATCATTCCCTCGGTAATTGGAGGGCGTTGAGCGTGGGCGGAAGGAGGAAGAACCAAAACTCCGGCGATCCCCTCGAGGGGGGCCGCGGTGGTCGCCCCCACGAAAACCGCCTCGTTGGGGGGGACGGGAATAGCCATGGACATCGAAGGACGCTTCATTCAGCGGGCCTTGCGTCCCGGGGAGACCCGTGCCTGTTTTGGCGGCGAGAAACTGTTGAATATTCTGTGTCAAGTGGTCGACGTGCGCATAGGTTTCCACGCGCAGAAGGGCTTCCTTGGCGAGAGCAATATCTCCTCCCTGAAGGAAGATGAACCCATTTCTTCCCACCATAATGTGAGCGCCGGTGCCATTCCGGATGACATTGAGCATGGACGCATTCTTCCCTATGATCCGGGGAACCTTCACGGGAGTCACGCTCACGACATCCCCTTCAGGAGAGAGGGATTTGACCATGCCTATTTCGGCCTCGTTGACTTCATTTACTTTAACGACTTTAGCTGAAATAACCCCCCCTATTTTGAGAGGGTCGCGGAGATCCTGCTTGGAGACGAAGGTGGGGTAGAAGGAGTTGATGTCGACATCATACCCCGCGAACCGCTCGCTCCGGACGATGCCTATGACCACGTCTTCAGACATGGGGAGGTAGCGCCCGCGCAGGGGAACGACGGAAATGCGATCTTCGGTTTCATTCTTGATGCCTAAGACATCCGAATAAATGCGATCATGAAAGGCATATACATGGGTTCCCATCTGCTTGAGGTGTTCGCTCACCATCTCGCCGGGCACCACAATCTCTTTGCTCATAACGGTCTCACTCCTCTGGGGTTATCTGGATTAAGGTTCATTTTTGGATTAGTTTGGTTACGACCTCACCTTTCGTGGCGTGGTTGAGGCGGTCGAAGAGTTCCTGCTTCATTCCACCCGGGATCTCGACGAGGGCCACTAAACTCCCATCGGATTGCCATTCCTGTTGCTTCAACCCATAGGAATGGAGTACATTCAGGGCGGCCCCCGCATACTGGGGGGGGACTTTGACCCCCACGGTGATCTTCTCCATTGAAATGGGGAGGATCTGCCTGAGCTTGGGGATAATATCATTCACCTGGGAGGTTACATCTTTAAACTCATCCACATGAACCTTGGCCTCCTCCAAGGCATGCTCGATGCGGAGGGGCGGGTGAGGGGTGTTGGTTTGGGGGTTGAAGGCGTTTTGGGCGATGAAGGCAATGATCTGGCGGCGCTTCTCCTCGCGAAGATGCTTCCGCTGCTCGGTAGTTAACTGGACCTCGCCATCCTTAACAATCTTGAGGGCAATCTCCCGCGCATCCTTGGTTCCAAAGGCGTGTTGAAGGTCGCTTTCGGTGGCCTCATCCCCGGCCCTGGCATCCACGAATATCTTTTCCACAGCGAGAAGGTCATGGTTGCTCACGGTTTGCCCGCGGCGCACCTGGAGAGCGAGATCCGGGTCGACGAGGACCTCGAAACGGGTTCCGCTCTTGGAGAGGCGGGCGATCACAGCATCTTCGAGTTGGACCATAATGGGTGCTTCATTTGGCATATCCATTCCGGGAAAATAATTCCTCGGAATGGTTTCCAATGGGGGATGGGTGAATGGGTATATCGTTAATATCTTTTTGATTCGTTATATCTTTTTGAGAGG of Candidatus Diapherotrites archaeon contains these proteins:
- a CDS encoding ribosome assembly factor SBDS, which codes for MPNEAPIMVQLEDAVIARLSKSGTRFEVLVDPDLALQVRRGQTVSNHDLLAVEKIFVDARAGDEATESDLQHAFGTKDAREIALKIVKDGEVQLTTEQRKHLREEKRRQIIAFIAQNAFNPQTNTPHPPLRIEHALEEAKVHVDEFKDVTSQVNDIIPKLRQILPISMEKITVGVKVPPQYAGAALNVLHSYGLKQQEWQSDGSLVALVEIPGGMKQELFDRLNHATKGEVVTKLIQK